A genomic stretch from Hemicordylus capensis ecotype Gifberg chromosome 5, rHemCap1.1.pri, whole genome shotgun sequence includes:
- the DHTKD1 gene encoding 2-oxoadipate dehydrogenase complex component E1 isoform X2 codes for MDMVPEIQVLTEALQGPFNTTGLLNMGKDKASLEDVLSYLDHMYCEHISIETSQLASLQEREWIAKRFEELKQEAFTTEEKKHLSKLMLESQEFDHFLATKFATVKRYGGEGAESMMGFFHELLKMCSYSGVTDIVLGMPHRGRLNLLTGLLQFPPELMFRKMQGLSEFPENSPAIGDVLSHLSASVDLDFGSHRPIHAILLPNPSHLEAINPVAVGKTRGRQQSLLDGDYSLDISAQPGDKVICLQVHGDASFSGQGIVPETFTLSNLPHFRVGGSIHLIVNNQLGYTTPADRGRSSLYCSDIGKIVGCAVIHVNGDDPEEVTRAARLAVEYQRHFRKDVIVDLLCYRQWGHNELDEPFFTNPTMYKIIRSRKSIPDSYTECLVAQGLMTAEEVSEIKSSYYSKLNDHLANMTLYTPPSTNLQAHWSIMVEPSARITTWDTGIAIPLLQFVGVKSVEVPQELQLHSHILKTYAQSRMLKMEEGVKLDWATAEALAFGTLLCQGFNIRLSGQDVGRGTFSQRHAMLVCQETDETYIPLNHMSPDQKGFLEVSNSPLSEEAVLGFEYGMSIESPQLLPIWEAQFGDFFNGAQIIFDTFISGGEAKWLLQSGIVILLPHGYDGAGPEHSSCRIERFLQMCDSSEEGVDGDHINMSVVHPTTPAQYFHLLRRQMVRNFRKPLIVASPKILLRLPAAVSSLQEMAPGTTFRPVIGDSSVDPKNVSRVVLCSGKHYYALAKYREALEEKKQNTAIIRLEELCPFPLETLQQEMNKFTNAKAFIWSQEEPQNMGPWAFVSPRFEKQLACKLHLISRPPLPAPAVGTGTLHQKQQEDLLIKTFA; via the exons ATGGATATGGTACCTGAAATTCAAGTTCTGACAGAAGCTCTTCAAGGACCCTTCAATACAACAG GGCTTTTGAACATGGGAAAGGATAAAGCATCCCTAGAGGATGTATTGTCTTATCTGGACCATATGTACTGTGAACACATATCTATAGAAACTAGCCAGTTGGCAAGCTTGCAAGAAAGAGAATGGATTGCGAAACGATTTGAAGAACTGAAACAGGAAGCATTTACTACTGAAGAAAAAAAGCATTTGTCCAAGCTCATGTTAGAATCTCAG GAATTTGATCATTTTTTAGCCACAAAGTTTGCCACTGTGAAAAGATATGGTGGTGAAGGAGCAGAAAGCATGATGGGTTTTTTTCATGAATTGTTGAAAATGTGCTCATACAGTGGAGTGACAGATATTGTTCTTGGAATGCCTCATCGAGGCAGACTCAATCTCCTCACGGGGCTTCTTCAGTTTCCACCTGAG CTTATGTTCCGTAAAATGCAAGGCTTGAGTGAATTTCCAGAGAATTCCCCAGCAATTGGAGATGTCCTGTCCCACCTGTCTGCTTCAGTAGATCTGGACTTCGGGTCTCACCGCCCTATTCACGCCATCCTGTTGCCAAACCCCTCCCACCTAGAAGCCATTAACCCAGTGGCAGTTGGCAAAACAAGGGGGAGACAACAATCATTGCTTGATGGAGATTACTCTCTAGATATTTCTGCACAACCTGGAGACAAAGTCATCTGCCTGCAG GTTCATGGTGATGCTTCTTTCTCTGGTCAAGGAATTGTTCCTGAAACCTTTACACTTTCCAATCTACCACATTTCAGAGTAGGTGGAAGCATTCATCTGATTGTGAACAACCAGCTGGGCTATACCACTCCAGCAGACAGAGGGAGGTCCTCTTTGTACTGTAGTGATATTG GTAAGATAGTTGGCTGTGCAGTTATCCATGTTAATGGAGATGATCCTGAAGAAGTCACCCGAGCTGCACGATTGGCTGTTGAATACCAGCGTCATTTCCGCAAGGATGTGATTGTGGATTTGCTGTGCTACCGGCAATGGGGTCACAATGAACTAGATGAGCCATTCTTCACTAACCCCACCATGTATAAAATCATCAG ATCCCGTAAGAGTATTCCAGACAGTTACACAGAGTGTTTAGTAGCCCAGGGACTCATGACTGCAGAAGAAGTGTCTGAGATAAAGTCTTCTTATTACTCTAAGCTGAATGACCATCTTGCCAACATGACTTTGTACACCCCTCCATCCACCAATCTTCAGGCTCATTGGAGTATTATGGTAGAACCATCGGCAAGGATTACTACCTGGGACACAGGCATTGCGATTCCACTCCTTCAGTTTGTTGGGGTCAAGTCTGTGGAAGTGCCACAGGAACTGCAGCTGCATAGCCACATTCTGAAGACATATGCCCAG TCAAGAATGCTGAAAATGGAAGAAGGGGTAAAGCTAGACTGGGCCACAGCTGAAGCATTAGCCTTTGGTACTTTACTCTGTCAAG GTTTTAATATTCGTCTGAGTGGTCAAGATGTTGGCAGAGGAACATTCAGCCAGCGGCATGCAATGTTGGTGTGCCAAGAAACCGATGAAACCTATATCCCTTTGAATCACATGTCACCAGATCAGAAAGGCTTTCTTGAG GTGAGCAACAGCCCCCTCTCTGAAGAAGCTGTGCTTGGCTTTGAATATGGAATGAGTATTGAAAGTCCCCAGTTGCTGCCCATATGGGAAGCTCAGTTTGGTGATTTCTTTAATGGAGCTCAGATAATATTTGATACATTTATCTCTGGAG GAGAAGCAAAGTGGCTCTTACAAAGTGGAATAGTAATTCTTCTTCCACATGGTTATGATGGTGCAGGACCAGAACATTCTTCTTGCCGAATTGAACGTTTCTTGCAG ATGTGTGATAGCTCTGAGGAGGGGGTTGATGGTGACCACATCAACATGTCTGTTGTACACCCAACAACACCAGCTCAGTATTTCCACTTACTCCGTAGACAGATGGTCAGAAACTTCCGGAAACCACTAATTGTTGCTTCTCCCAAAATTCTGCTCAGATTGCCT GCTGCTGTCTCAAGCTTACAGGAAATGGCCCCAGGAACAACATTCAGACCAGTCATTGGCGATTCATCAGTGGATCCTAAAAA TGTCAGCAGAGTGGTTCTCTGTTCTGGGAAACATTACTATGCTCTAGCAAAATATCGGGAGGCGCTTGAAGAAAAGAAGCAGAATACTGCAATTATCAGATTAGAAGAACTGTGTCCTTTCCCACTGGAAACTCTGCAGCAGGAGATGAACAAATTTACAAATGCCAAAG CATTTATCTGGAGTCAAGAGGAACCACAGAACATGGGGCCCTGGGCATTTGTGTCACCAAGGTTTGAAAAGCAACTCGCCTGTAAG CTTCATCTCATAAGTAGACCACCGTTACCGGCACCAGCAGTGGGCACTGGAACATTACATCAAAAACAACAGGAGGACCTTCTCATCAAAACCTTTGCTTGA
- the DHTKD1 gene encoding 2-oxoadipate dehydrogenase complex component E1 isoform X1: MAGVAGLAASAPALALGSEIGLLRPAAFLSLWRWYRTERGVYGYRPSRKVESGAGDGAEQRDPSRRAVDHGLARLVAAYHEHGHKAAKINPLFTGQAVMDMVPEIQVLTEALQGPFNTTGLLNMGKDKASLEDVLSYLDHMYCEHISIETSQLASLQEREWIAKRFEELKQEAFTTEEKKHLSKLMLESQEFDHFLATKFATVKRYGGEGAESMMGFFHELLKMCSYSGVTDIVLGMPHRGRLNLLTGLLQFPPELMFRKMQGLSEFPENSPAIGDVLSHLSASVDLDFGSHRPIHAILLPNPSHLEAINPVAVGKTRGRQQSLLDGDYSLDISAQPGDKVICLQVHGDASFSGQGIVPETFTLSNLPHFRVGGSIHLIVNNQLGYTTPADRGRSSLYCSDIGKIVGCAVIHVNGDDPEEVTRAARLAVEYQRHFRKDVIVDLLCYRQWGHNELDEPFFTNPTMYKIIRSRKSIPDSYTECLVAQGLMTAEEVSEIKSSYYSKLNDHLANMTLYTPPSTNLQAHWSIMVEPSARITTWDTGIAIPLLQFVGVKSVEVPQELQLHSHILKTYAQSRMLKMEEGVKLDWATAEALAFGTLLCQGFNIRLSGQDVGRGTFSQRHAMLVCQETDETYIPLNHMSPDQKGFLEVSNSPLSEEAVLGFEYGMSIESPQLLPIWEAQFGDFFNGAQIIFDTFISGGEAKWLLQSGIVILLPHGYDGAGPEHSSCRIERFLQMCDSSEEGVDGDHINMSVVHPTTPAQYFHLLRRQMVRNFRKPLIVASPKILLRLPAAVSSLQEMAPGTTFRPVIGDSSVDPKNVSRVVLCSGKHYYALAKYREALEEKKQNTAIIRLEELCPFPLETLQQEMNKFTNAKAFIWSQEEPQNMGPWAFVSPRFEKQLACKLHLISRPPLPAPAVGTGTLHQKQQEDLLIKTFA, translated from the exons TTGATCATGGGCTGGCTCGTTTAGTGGCTGCATACCATGAGCATGGCCACAAAGCTGCTAAAATTAACCCTTTATTTACTGGCCAGGCTGTGATGGATATGGTACCTGAAATTCAAGTTCTGACAGAAGCTCTTCAAGGACCCTTCAATACAACAG GGCTTTTGAACATGGGAAAGGATAAAGCATCCCTAGAGGATGTATTGTCTTATCTGGACCATATGTACTGTGAACACATATCTATAGAAACTAGCCAGTTGGCAAGCTTGCAAGAAAGAGAATGGATTGCGAAACGATTTGAAGAACTGAAACAGGAAGCATTTACTACTGAAGAAAAAAAGCATTTGTCCAAGCTCATGTTAGAATCTCAG GAATTTGATCATTTTTTAGCCACAAAGTTTGCCACTGTGAAAAGATATGGTGGTGAAGGAGCAGAAAGCATGATGGGTTTTTTTCATGAATTGTTGAAAATGTGCTCATACAGTGGAGTGACAGATATTGTTCTTGGAATGCCTCATCGAGGCAGACTCAATCTCCTCACGGGGCTTCTTCAGTTTCCACCTGAG CTTATGTTCCGTAAAATGCAAGGCTTGAGTGAATTTCCAGAGAATTCCCCAGCAATTGGAGATGTCCTGTCCCACCTGTCTGCTTCAGTAGATCTGGACTTCGGGTCTCACCGCCCTATTCACGCCATCCTGTTGCCAAACCCCTCCCACCTAGAAGCCATTAACCCAGTGGCAGTTGGCAAAACAAGGGGGAGACAACAATCATTGCTTGATGGAGATTACTCTCTAGATATTTCTGCACAACCTGGAGACAAAGTCATCTGCCTGCAG GTTCATGGTGATGCTTCTTTCTCTGGTCAAGGAATTGTTCCTGAAACCTTTACACTTTCCAATCTACCACATTTCAGAGTAGGTGGAAGCATTCATCTGATTGTGAACAACCAGCTGGGCTATACCACTCCAGCAGACAGAGGGAGGTCCTCTTTGTACTGTAGTGATATTG GTAAGATAGTTGGCTGTGCAGTTATCCATGTTAATGGAGATGATCCTGAAGAAGTCACCCGAGCTGCACGATTGGCTGTTGAATACCAGCGTCATTTCCGCAAGGATGTGATTGTGGATTTGCTGTGCTACCGGCAATGGGGTCACAATGAACTAGATGAGCCATTCTTCACTAACCCCACCATGTATAAAATCATCAG ATCCCGTAAGAGTATTCCAGACAGTTACACAGAGTGTTTAGTAGCCCAGGGACTCATGACTGCAGAAGAAGTGTCTGAGATAAAGTCTTCTTATTACTCTAAGCTGAATGACCATCTTGCCAACATGACTTTGTACACCCCTCCATCCACCAATCTTCAGGCTCATTGGAGTATTATGGTAGAACCATCGGCAAGGATTACTACCTGGGACACAGGCATTGCGATTCCACTCCTTCAGTTTGTTGGGGTCAAGTCTGTGGAAGTGCCACAGGAACTGCAGCTGCATAGCCACATTCTGAAGACATATGCCCAG TCAAGAATGCTGAAAATGGAAGAAGGGGTAAAGCTAGACTGGGCCACAGCTGAAGCATTAGCCTTTGGTACTTTACTCTGTCAAG GTTTTAATATTCGTCTGAGTGGTCAAGATGTTGGCAGAGGAACATTCAGCCAGCGGCATGCAATGTTGGTGTGCCAAGAAACCGATGAAACCTATATCCCTTTGAATCACATGTCACCAGATCAGAAAGGCTTTCTTGAG GTGAGCAACAGCCCCCTCTCTGAAGAAGCTGTGCTTGGCTTTGAATATGGAATGAGTATTGAAAGTCCCCAGTTGCTGCCCATATGGGAAGCTCAGTTTGGTGATTTCTTTAATGGAGCTCAGATAATATTTGATACATTTATCTCTGGAG GAGAAGCAAAGTGGCTCTTACAAAGTGGAATAGTAATTCTTCTTCCACATGGTTATGATGGTGCAGGACCAGAACATTCTTCTTGCCGAATTGAACGTTTCTTGCAG ATGTGTGATAGCTCTGAGGAGGGGGTTGATGGTGACCACATCAACATGTCTGTTGTACACCCAACAACACCAGCTCAGTATTTCCACTTACTCCGTAGACAGATGGTCAGAAACTTCCGGAAACCACTAATTGTTGCTTCTCCCAAAATTCTGCTCAGATTGCCT GCTGCTGTCTCAAGCTTACAGGAAATGGCCCCAGGAACAACATTCAGACCAGTCATTGGCGATTCATCAGTGGATCCTAAAAA TGTCAGCAGAGTGGTTCTCTGTTCTGGGAAACATTACTATGCTCTAGCAAAATATCGGGAGGCGCTTGAAGAAAAGAAGCAGAATACTGCAATTATCAGATTAGAAGAACTGTGTCCTTTCCCACTGGAAACTCTGCAGCAGGAGATGAACAAATTTACAAATGCCAAAG CATTTATCTGGAGTCAAGAGGAACCACAGAACATGGGGCCCTGGGCATTTGTGTCACCAAGGTTTGAAAAGCAACTCGCCTGTAAG CTTCATCTCATAAGTAGACCACCGTTACCGGCACCAGCAGTGGGCACTGGAACATTACATCAAAAACAACAGGAGGACCTTCTCATCAAAACCTTTGCTTGA